A window from Salvia miltiorrhiza cultivar Shanhuang (shh) chromosome 2, IMPLAD_Smil_shh, whole genome shotgun sequence encodes these proteins:
- the LOC131009674 gene encoding uncharacterized protein LOC131009674: protein MLRPRRKLVEFDLHLIASLDLSKRSTIRRLACGIKCSKSTVGRWIKYGLIRAHSNAIKSDLTAPNKLLRLRFSLEALEYDMILRSLTFKSMHKTVHIDEKWFYITKSAQMFYLTPEEIEPHRTCKKKKLITNVMFMCDVCRLVFGVDGSRLFDGKIENFPFTELVPAKRNSKNRAAGTMEWKPIQSITKQVVKDCLINQIVPAIKAKWPANASKTIYIQQDNVRPHIQDSDPDFRAIASADGFDIHLVHQPPNSPDTNINDLGWFRAIQSLQTELVCTNMDDLVNAVINSFNELSPNTLNKVFLSMQSCMVGIMKVKGRNNYKIPHLWNDALIRQDMLPLNLQVLSELVRECISYLIGNGALSINNTLMKELGVHAGCTDEIEMMVRHLQIQGIEVM from the exons ATGTTAAGACCAAGGAGAAAACTTGTAGAATTTGATTTACATTTGATTGCTAGCTTAGATTTGTCAAAAAGATCTACTATTAGAAGGCTAGCATGTGGGATTAAATGCAGTAAAAGCACTGTAGGCAGGTGGATAAAATATGGACTGATCAGGGCTCATTCAAATGCGATAAAATCCGATCTTACAGCTCCAAACAAGTTGCTTAGGCTACGGTTTTCcttagaagctctagaatatgaCATGATTCTTAGGAGTTTGACATTTAAAAGCATGCACAAAACAGTACACattgatgagaaatggttctATATCACAAAAAGTGCACAAATGTTCTATTTGACTCCTGAAGAGATAGAACCTCACAGGACATGCAAGAAAAAAAAGCTCATCACCAATGTGATGTTCATGTGTGATGTATGTAGGCTAGTTTTTGGGGTTGATGGTAGCCGCTTGTTTgatggaaaaattgaaaattttccaTTCACTGAATTGGTGCCAGCCAAAAGAAACAGTAAGAATAGGGCTGCAGGTACAATGGAATGGAAACCAATTCAAAGCATCACCAAACAAGTAGTGAAAGATTGCCTAATCAACCAG atTGTTCCTGCTATTAAAGCAAAGTGGCCAGCAAATGCTAGCAAAACCATCTATATACAGCAAGATAATGTTAGGcctcacattcaagactcagaCCCAGATTTCAGGGCAATAGCTTCAGCAGATGGCTTTGACATTCATTTGGTGCATCAACCACCAAACTCCCCAGATACAAACATCAATGATCTGGGGTGGTTTAGGGCAATACAGAGCCTACAAACTGAATTAGTTTGTACAAATATGGATGATCTAGTGAATGCTgtcattaattcatttaatgAGTTAAGCCCAAACACTTTGAATAAAGTGTTTTTAAGCATGCAAAGTTGTATGGTTGGAATTATGAAAGTTAAAGGGAGGAATAACTACAAGATTCCTCATTTATGGAATGATGCATTAATTAGGCAGGATATGCTTCCCTTGAATCTCCAAGTTCTAAGTGAACTTGTTAGGGAGTGCATATCCTACCTAATTGGCAATGGAGCATTGTCAATTAATAATACACTAATGAAGGAATTGGGAGTGCATGCAGGATGCACAGATGAAATTGAGATGATGGTGCGTCATCTTCAAATTCAAGGAATTGAAGTAATGTGA
- the LOC131011969 gene encoding auxin transporter-like protein 3 yields MASEKVETVVAGNYVEMEREEDAKSTSTKSKLSSIFWHGGSVYDAWFSCASNQVAQVLLTLPYSFSQLGMASGIVFQLLYGLMGSWTAYLISVLYVEYRTRKEREKVDFRNHVIQWFEVLDGLLGKHWRNIGLFFNCTFLLFGSVIQLIACASNIYYINDNLDKRTWTYIFGACCATTVFIPSFHNYRIWSFLGLIMTTYTAWYLTIASLLHGQVEGVQHSGPAKMVLYFTGATNILYTFGGHAVTVEIMHAMWKPQKFKLIYLLATIYVLTLTLPSASAVYWAFGDLLLNRSNALSLLPRTRFRDAAIVLMLIHQFITFGFACTPLYFVWEKFVGIHETKSLFKRALTRLPVVIPIWFLAIIFPFFGPINSTVGSLLVSFTVYIIPAMAHMVTFASASARENAVERPPRFVGGWAGLYITNMFVVAWVFIIGFGFGGWASMVNFVRQINTFGLFAKCYQCPKH; encoded by the exons ATGGCTTCAGAGAAAGTGGAAACTGTGGTTGCTGGAAACTATGTGGAGatggagagagaagaagatgcGAAATCCACCTCCACCAAGAGCAAATTATCAAGCATATTTTGGCATGGTGGCTCAGTTTATGATGCATGGTTCAGCTGTGCTTCTAATCag GTTGCTCAAGTGCTGCTTACACTGCCTTATTCATTTTCACAACTTGGAATGGCATCTGGGATTGTATTTCAGCTGTTGTATGGATTGATGGGGAGCTGGACTGCTTATCTTATCAGTGTGCTTTATGTTGAGTACAGAACtaggaaggagagagagaaggttgATTTTAGGAACCATGTCATCCAG TGGTTTGAGGTTCTTGATGGGCTGCTGGGGAAACACTGGAGAAACATAGGCCTTTTTTTCAACTGCACTTTCCTTCTATTTGGATCTGTTATTCAGCTCATTGCATGTGCAAG TAACATCTATTACATAAATGACAACCTTGATAAGAGGACTTGGACTTACATATTTGGAGCATGCTGTGCTACAACTGTTTTCATCCCATCATTCCATAACTACAGGATCTGGTCTTTTTTGGGCCTTATTATGACAACTTATACAGCATGGTACCTAACCATAGCTTCCCTCCTACATGGACAG GTTGAAGGAGTGCAGCACTCAGGGCCAGCAAAAATGGTTCTCTACTTTACTGGAGCTACAAACATTCTTTATACATTTGGTGGGCATGCTGTCACAGT GGAAATAATGCATGCAATGTGGAAGCCACAAAAATTCAAGCTAATATACTTGTTGGCAACAATTTATGTATTAACACTAACCCTTCCATCAGCAAGTGCTGTTTATTGGGCTTTTGGAGATTTGCTTCTAAATAGGTCAAATGCTTTATCTTTGCTCCCAAGAACTAGATTTAGAGATGCTGCTATAGTCCTCATGCTCATTCACCAG TTTATAACATTCGGGTTCGCGTGCACTCCTCTGTATTTCGTGTGGGAGAAATTTGTCGGGATACACGAAACTAAAAGCTTGTTCAAGCGCGCTCTAACCAGATTGCCGGTGGTCATTCCGATATGGTTCCTTGCCATAATCTTCCCATTTTTTGGGCCTATCAACTCCACAGTTGGATCACTTCTTGTTAGCTTCACAGTTTACATTATTCCTGCCATGGCACATATGGTCACCTTTGCTTCTGCATCAGCTAGAGAG aaTGCAGTGGAGAGGCCTCCAAGATTTGTTGGAGGGTGGGCTGGTTTGTACATAACCAACATGTTTGTGGTGGCATGGGTTTTCATTATTGGTTTTGGATTTGGAGGGTGGGCAAGCATGGTGAATTTCGTACGCCAAATTAACACTTTTGGCCTTTTCGCAAAGTGTTACCAATGCCCTAAGCATTga
- the LOC131009672 gene encoding replication protein A 70 kDa DNA-binding subunit B-like translates to MPPLFGLIKDLQPGRSKIALQLRLIRSYDILKFGNKNEAFSHEVIFHDKEGNRVHATINQSSISKIKPILEQGNIYTIKDYVITTNNLKFKTTECKFKILLFRQTRITELEDDTFPNHMFNFKAFDDVAKMEEVQQASLFDLIGVIVSSYKPIEKDLNGKPTKLMDIVIEDLEGKTLSCTLWEQYADTMFEFLCSQPKMHVCIILQYCRPTMFRGEVRITSSYHITNIIFDENVAEIKEMKEKFAVIHKNRSISIKMVKSPTFRTIEDEINDGISVLKTISELAEGKEGMFWIYGTILEIETLGAFTYLACKICLKKLKQDDDSFFCETCESFDVSGRLRYFNNYFIHNYINCLFINYKISNMYKLRVCVADDSGVASLNLWDRECAQLIGKPASDLSVEYGSNELPFEIEELVTKSALFKIIINKGETKMYDGAYGVSKICSDPDMIEKYEIEDGEGKKCQEYEVEEDLKYCFLRMVEMMNGYPKYV, encoded by the exons ATGCCACCGTTGTTCGGTCTGATCAAAGATCTGCAGCCAGGTAGAAGCAAGATAGCGTTGCAACTGAGACTAATCAGAAGCTATGATATTCTCAAGTTTGGCAACAAGAACGAAGCCTTTTCCCATGAAGTCATTTTTCATGATAAAGAG GGAAATCGAGTTCATGCCACGATCAATCAATCATCAATTTCCAAAATCAAACCAATTCTAGAGCAGGGAAACATCTACACCATCAAAGATTACGTCATCACGACAAACAATCTGAAATTCAAGACCACAGAATGCAAGTTCAAAATACTGCTATTCAGGCAGACACGAATTACAGAATTGGAGGATGACACTTTTCCAAACCACATGTTCAATTTTAAAGCTTTTGATGACGTGGCTAAAATGGAAGAAGTTCAACAAGCATCATTGTTTG ATCTTATTGGTGTAATAGTTTCCAGCTATAAGCCGATAGAAAAGGATTTGAATGGGAAGCCTACAAAGCTTATGGATATTGTGATTGAAGATCTTGA gGGAAAGACGTTGTCATGTACTTTATGGGAACAATATGCAGATACAATGTTTGAGTTCTTGTGCAGTCAGCCAAAAATGCATGTATGCATAATCCTACAATATTGTAGACCAACTATGTTTAGAG GGGAAGTTCGAATCACAAGTTCGTACCATATTACGAACATCATTTTTGATGAAAATGTGGCTGAAATaaaagaaatgaaagaaaa ATTTGCTGTTATTCACAAGAACAGATCCATTTCAATAAAGATGGTGAAATCTCCAACTTTTCGAACCATAGAAGATGAGATTAATGATGGTATATCTGTTCTGAAAACAATTTCAGAATTGGCTGAAGGAAAG GAGGGAATGTTTTGGATTTATGGAACCATACTTGAGATTGAGACACTTGGGGCATTTACTTACTTGGCATGCAAAATCTGTTTGAAAAAGCTAAAGCAAGATGATGACTCTTTTTTCTGTGAAACATGTGAATCTTTTGACGTTTCTGGAAGACTTAGGTATTTTAACAATTATTTCATTCATAACTATATAAactgtttatttattaattataaaatttccaACATGTATAAACTAAGAGTTTGTGTAGCTGATGATTCTGGAGTAGCATCTTTAAATTTATGGGATCGAGAATGTGCTCAATTGATTGGAAAACCAGCATCAGATTTGAGTGtg GAATATGGATCGAATGAGTTACCTTTTGAGATTGAGGAATTAGTTACCAAATCTGCTTTGTTCAAGATTATTATTAACAAGGGTGAAACAAAAATGTATGATGGTGCCTATGGAGTGAGTAAAATATGTAGTGATCCAGATATGATTgaaaaatatgagattgaagatgGCGAAGGAAAAAAG TGTCAAGAGTACGAAGTCGAGGAGGACTTAAAGTATTGCTTTCTGAGGATGGTAGAAATGATG AATGGCTACCCTAAATATGTATAA
- the LOC131011968 gene encoding chaperone protein dnaJ A7A, chloroplastic-like — protein sequence MTIIPCGNTWLTRWGVQPQCILRPSTTNRLLASPNCTSSRNRSLAVASQSSAFYAQESLNALFSSGPYNNRCQRRGTRLIVRAERDYYSVLGVSKNSSKSEIKSAYRKLARSYHPDVNKEAGAEDKFKEISNAYEVLSDDEKRSIYDRYGEAGLKGAGAGMGDFSNPFDLFESLFEGMGGMGMGGRGSRNRAAEGEDQVYNLVLNFKEAVFGVEKEIEITRLETCSTCDGSGAKPGTKASKCSTCGGQGQVVSSARTPLGVFQQVMTCSTCGGTGENSTPCNTCGGDGRVRKSKRISLKVPAGVDSGSRLRVRSEGNAGRRGGPPGDLFVLIEVLADSVLKRDDTNILYTCKVSYTDAILGTTVKVPTVDGMVDLKIPAGTQPGTTLVMAKKGVPSLNKNNMRGDQLVKVQVEIPKRLSGEERKLIEELANLNKVKAPNSRR from the exons ATGACAATCATACCTTGTGGAAATACATGGCTGACCCGCTGGGGAGTTCAGCCTCAGTGCATACTAAGACCCTCTACTACCAATAGATTATTGGCATCCCCGAATTG tACATCAAGCAGGAATAGGTCACTGGCAGTGGCATCACAAAGTTCAGCCTTTTATGCTCAAGAATCTTTGAATGCACTTTTCAGTTCAGGGCCATACAATAATCGGTGTCAGAGAAGAGGAACTAGGCTGATTGTTAGAGCTGAGAGA GATTACTATTCTGTGCTTGGTGTGTCAAAAAATTCGAGCAAGTCTGAGATCAAAAGTG CATATCGAAAGCTGGCCAGGAGCTACCATCCAGACGTGAACAA GGAAGCTGGAGCAGAAGATAAATTCAAGGAAATCAGCAATGCTTACGAG GTTTTGTCGGATGACGAGAAACGTTCTATATACGACAGGTATGGGGAGGCAGGACTTAAAGGTGCTGGCGCTGGCATGGGA GATTTCAGCAACCCatttgatctatttgagtcattGTTTGAGGGAATGGGTGGCATGGGCATGGGAGGAAGAGGCTCTCGTAACCGAGCCGCGGAGGGTGAAGACCAGGTTTATAATCTGGTATTAAACTTCAAAGAAGCTGTATTTGGTGTTGAGAAGGAGATTGAAATAACTCGTCTCGAGACCTGCAGCACCTGTGATGGATCAGGGGCAAAACCAGGTACAAAGGCATCTAAATGCAGCACGTGCGGTGGTCAAGGGCAAGTCGTCTCCTCAGCGAGGACTCCTCTAGGTGTCTTTCAACAGGTTATGACATGTTCCACCTGTGGTGGCACTGGAGAAAATTCCACTCCTTGCAATACATGTGGTGGGGATGGCCGGGTTAGGAAGTCGAAGCGCATCAGCTTGAAAGTTCCAGCCGGGGTAGATTCTGGCAGTCGTCTGAGGGTCCGCTCTGAAGGAAATGCTGGACGGAGAGGGGGGCCACCTGGGGATCTTTTCGTTCTCATAGAAGTTCTTGCAGATTCTGTTCTGAAACGAGATGACACCAACATCCTCTACACGTGTAAGGTTTCTTACACAGACGCCATCTTAGGAACCACAGTGAAGGTGCCCACAGTAGACGGGATGGTCGACCTCAAAATTCCAGCCGGCACCCAACCAGGTACGACTCTTGTTATGGCGAAAAAAGGTGTGCCGTCTCTTAACAAGAACAATATGAGGGGTGATCAACTGGTTAAAGTGCAAGTAGAGATTCCAAAACGGCTAAGTGGGGAAGAGCGGAAGCTCATTGAAGAATTGGCCAACCTGAACAAGGTGAAGGCTCCCAACAGCAGGAGATAG